A single Cyclopterus lumpus isolate fCycLum1 chromosome 1, fCycLum1.pri, whole genome shotgun sequence DNA region contains:
- the LOC117732204 gene encoding perforin-1-like — MLSFSNPPLLGLSLLLFLVHHSPVLSFGTWTNDQCRQASFVPGHNLVGQGYDAVTLKRRAHVIDVTTYLNPSGSCNLYKNPHHGNVLQKVPVSAGEWRAFSHCNVQYDHTEHNSVSSLIRYYSNEGSNGWQNGLNSLQYDLNYVGSRSDLYKFATAKYQEDYRYFSSHRVTCSHYSYRLSDNPRISHKFYKAFESLPYSYSSSTKTHYRNLINTYGTHYTRQVHSCLKLGISVGLGHTAVAHIKTCNNILYNQDVSTTYYHGLQNHYTQVVGGNGWSGEFSLIREDSQGYINWLKTLTYHPDVVKYSLRSLHELVPDYKRKIALKAAIQDYLSENAIRPSIQAGYGSQILIPSKCCSQKVETHQSLTLQVWHKDYRQDVLLVSCPFNVLRGSHTQKCSSLKGNVEYKYTLTCDQYYTGDQCNQYNKPIIYG; from the exons ATGCTCTCCTTTTCAAACCCACCCCTCCTCGGCCTGAGTCTCCTGCTCTTTCTGGTGCACCACTCCCCTGTTCTCTCCTTTGGGACTTGGACCAACGACCAGTGCCGTCAAGCTTCTTTTGTGCCGGGCCACAACCTGGTGGGGCAGGGCTACGATGCGGTCACCCTGAAGCGAAGAGCCCACGTGATCGACGTGACGACGTACCTGAACCCAAGTGGCTCCTGCAATCTGTACAAGAACCCTCATCATGGCAACGTTCTGCAGAAA GTGCCCGTCTCTGCAGGGGAGTGGCGTGCATTCAGCCACTGTAATGTGCAATATGACCACACTGAACACAACTCTGTCAG CTCCCTGATCAGGTACTACTCCAACGAAGGCAGTAATGGTTGGCAG AATGGCTTGAATTCCCTACAGTACGACCTGAACTATGTGGGATCACGGTCCGATCTGTATAAGTTTGCTACAGCCAAGTACCAAGAGGACTACCGCTACTTCAGCAGTCACAGAGTCACCTGTAGCCATTACAG cTACCGTTTGTCGGACAACCCGCGCATCAGCCATAAATTCTACAAGGCTTTCGAGAGTCTTCCCTATTCCTACAGCAGCTCCACCAAAACCCATTACAGAAATCTCATCAATACCTATGGCACACATTATACGCGCCAG GTGCACTCCTGCTTGAAGCTGGGAATCTCTGTTGGCCTTGGTCATACTGCTGTAGCTCACATCAAGACTTGCAACAATATCCTATACAATCAGGACGTCTCCACCACGTACTACCACGGTCTCCAGAACCACTACACACAGGTGGTAGGAGGAAATGGTTGGTCGGGGGAGTTTTCTCTCATCCGTGAAGACTCTCAGGGCTACATCAATTGGCTGAAGACCCTCACATATCACCCTGATGTTGTGAAGTATTCCCTGAGATCACTGCACGAACTGGTGCCGGACTATAAACGAAAGATAGCCCTGAAGGCTGCTATTCAAGATTACCTGAGTGAAAACGCCATCAGGCCCTCGATCCAAGCAGGTTATGGAAGCCAGATCCTGATTCCCTCAAAGTGCTGTAGTCAAAAG GTGGAGACACACCAGAGTTTGACGCTCCAGGTCTGGCACAAGGACTATAGACAGGATGTGCTTCTGGTGTCATGTCCGTTCAATGTGCTCCGGGGATCACACACTcagaagtgttctagtctgAAAGGGAACGTCGAGTACAAGTACACTCTGACCTGCGACCAGTACTACACTGGAGACCAGTGCAACCAGTACAACAAACCAATTATTTATGGGTGA
- the si:ch211-14k19.8 gene encoding mucin-12, with the protein MQLHACLLLFMITTDKTLASLHHHCGGDVSLGQQPAGHITLTLPGLSTDANNTPDPMKHQSDRTPTVSLCTWTIGVPLGRAVLLKFVWLDGGSSVKVRCVSNEENRVPESGGTTLLAHCDGDKATFTWTGAGRSSNEMQLSYYVQEDERNSSEDHTSPHSDLLRRSWTGTSFTSGASVGQDVVRRTDGGRGRLFEGLEGSSGPRSASSPSSQDQGPLRPTSPLQGLTVAGRADRETLPLPEEEPNNGADTSGAAHLADGKISTRERARPYFQPTDSLFHTSHTANTEKKSGNERSQTQIAATPATPISSNTLLGTYTATPTSKLSTNTQARSSARVPPLNSSSPSRTTWESDTVLIPRVGAVSEASGGERPHSWRSQRNTDRLNSDLSSAVTSDPLRSPTEPQQVDSHTHIEPTAPSPSSSQASSGTHSSAAHIAELGTAVSAAEAASFRLNTSGTDSSASAGSEVSDRTAAFEFSDKLGMLHTFTSSTQSQTNPPHSTEGGESSPPPDTPSAFTQTSEEETRAASRSARGHFADTTSSSPGITGDHDGTLSFTGSSSAPLTSGDVVQTSATTGTTKDTETHTLRPTHTLIRDSSPTNSTTPVPPLSASTSTRSSTPSYTLQTHTALPGRSHLTRTPLPLPSSTNESAAHTPLIDHETTPAPSQTIQSTSSRTPRTPNHLPLTSPTNVPVTLTQPRNYITTEPTSPLSLTTATSDYGYGGGEVEDVEREDESRQRFPGSTTAQTLTAGAPSWTTTHPSQEKRFIPSVLSPTTTQTPTFYIMPDQPSAIRVESIELLLQIVVEESRSAFTSGLEEDTAAWVEPYLQRAPGFSRLLGVWSSGHAVQSLVEFRTSGALQWLGMTGPASLLERTGLARALCEGRSFRSSKITNITLGGLQGDVCDWLLQCPAGYKCVFNPATSNYSCSSVCNFDYCHHHGICTHHPGQLPVCRCLVGEDFWYMGQRCDVRMTRARLAGGCLAILLIMVTVIGVLALVAVRRYRAILIQAKVDQTRSSYRRFNHFDELSGRFWLRSWAGSADSLDNPAFTRSDELLHLRALDRPCCYHDDTLSLASTCPSHGARINTIYPHSSQYGWRGSEMSMGDGVLDSGKASDLSVCSWPVEPIQWTPFPLLQQLASHRTPTVRVSRPRSYCEGMELVDLGKSWTA; encoded by the exons ATGCAGCTCCACGCCTGCCTGTTGCTTTTTATGATCACAACAG ATAAAACATTGGCCTCGCTGCACCACCACTGTGGTGGAGATGTCAGCCTGGGCCAACAGCCAGCTGGTCACATCACTCTCACTTTACCGGGACTCTCTACTGACGCCAACAACACCCCCGACCCCATGAAGCACCAGTCTGACAGAACCCCAACGGTTTCACTTTGCACCTGGACGATAGGTGTTCCTCTGGGTCGGGCGGTACTTTTAAAGTTTGTGTGGTTGGACGGTGGTTCAAGCGTAAAAGTGCGCTGTGTTTCGAACGAGGAAAATCGGGTCCCGGAGAGCGGGGGGACGACTCTGCTCGCCCACTGTGATGGCGACAAAGCCACCTTCACTTGGACAGGAGCAGGCCGCTCCTCGAATGAAATGCAGCTGTCCTATTATG TCCAGGAAGATGAGAGGAATTCCTCGGAGGACCACACCAGTCCACATTCAGATCTCCTGCGTCGGTCTTGGACAGGAACCAGCTTTACAAGCGGCGCTTCTGTTGGTCAAGACGTGGTGAGGAGGACAGACGGGGGCAGAGGTCGCCTCTTTGAAGGTCTGGAGGGGAGCTCTGGGCCTCGGTCTGCGTCTAGTCCCTCCTCTCAGGACCAGGGGCCGCTCCGCCCCACTTCACCCCTGCAGGGACTCACTGTGGCTGGGAGAGCCGATAGGGAAACTCTCCCTCTTCCTGAGGAAGAACCAAACAATGGAGCGGATACATCTGGAGCTGCTCACCTCGCTGATGGAAAAATATCTACCAGAGAGAGAGCACGCCCCTATTTTCAGCCCACAGACTCGCTGTTTCACACATCGCACACGGCAAACACGGAGAAAAAATCTGGCAACGAGCGCTCTCAAACCCAGATTGCTGCGACGCCTGCGACGCCCATTAGCTCCAACACCTTGCTTGGCACATATACAGCCACTCCGACATCTAAGCTatctacaaacacacaagctcGCTCCAGCGCCAGAGTCCCACCTCTCAACTCTTCTTCACCTTCCAGGACAACCTGGGAGAGTGATACCGTCCTGATCCCACGTGTTGGAGCCGTTAGTGAGGCGTCTGGAGGGGAGCGCCCCCATTCCTGGAGGAGCCAGcgaaacacagacagacttaaCTCTGATCTGAGCTCCGCCGTCACCTCTGATCCTCTAAGATCCCCCACCGAACCTCAGCAGGTGGACTCGCACACTCATATTGAACCCACTGCGCCGTCGCCGTCATCCTCACAGGCCTCCAGCGGGACTCATTCATCCGCCGCCCACATCGCAGAGCTAGGAACCGCTGTCAGTGCCGCTGAGGCCGCTTCATTCCGTCTAAACACGAGTGGAACTGACTCATCTGCATCGGctgggtcagaggtcagcgaTCGAACTGCTGCGTTTGAGTTTTCTGACAAGCTTGGGATGCTTCACACTTTCACTTCCTCCACGCAGAGTCAAACAAACCCTCCACATAGCACAGAGGGCGGTGAGAGCTCGCCACCTCCCGACACGCCGTCCGCGTTCACACAGACGAGCGAAGAAGAGACGCGCGCGGCATCGCGGAGTGCGCGCGGACATTTTGCCGACACTACGTCCTCCTCGCCTGGCATCACCGGAGATCATGACGGGACTTTAAGTTTCACGGGTTCCTCTTCTGCACCGCTGACGTCGGGAGATGTAGTCCAGACCTCCGCTACCACAGGAACAACTaaagacactgaaacacacaccttgcgtcccactcacacactcatacgtGACAGCTCGCCCACAAATTCAACGACTCCTGTTCCTCCTTTGTCGGCCAGTACGTCCACACGCTCATCGACACCTTCATACACactccaaacacacactgcattaccCGGTCGCTCACATTTAACTCGCACACCACTTCCTTTGCCCTCCTCCACCAATGAATCCGCTGCACACACGCCGCTCATCGACCACGAAACCACGCCTGCGCCCTCGCAAACAATCCAATCGACATCTTCACGCACACCTCGGACGCCGAACCACCTGCCTTTGACGTCTCCTACTAATGTCCCAGTCACGCTCACACAGCCCCGCAACTACATCACTACCGAACCGACGTCTCCGCTCTCGCTCACAACTGCAACATCTGATTATGGATATGGAGGTGGAGAGGTAGAGGACgtagagagagaggatgagtcTCGGCAAAGGTTTCCAGGCAGCACAACCGCGCAAACTCTCACGGCCGGAGCTCCATCCTGGACCACAACGCATCCCAGCCAGGAGAAGCGTTTCATACCTTCGGTTTTGAGCCCCACAACTACTCAGACACCCACGTTCTACATCATGCCGGACCAACCTTCAGCCATCAGAG TGGAGTCaattgagctgctgctgcagatcgTTGTGGAAGAGTCCAGATCGGCTTTTACTTCTGGTTTGGAGGAAGACACCGCTGCCTGG GTGGAGCCGTACCTTCAGAGAGCCCCAGGGTTCAGCAGGCTGCTGGGAGTCTGGAGCAG TGGCCATGCAGTGCAGAGTCTGGTGGAGTTCAGAACCAGCGGGGCTCTGCAGTGGCTCGGCATGACTGGACCCGCGTCACTGTTGGAACGAACAGGACTAGCTCGGGCTCTGTGCGAGGGGAGGAGCTTCAGATCATCCAAGATCACCAACATCACACTGGGAG GTCTGCAGGGTGATGTGTGCGACTGGTTGCTGCAGTGTCCAGCGGgctacaagtgtgtgtttaatcCTGCCACTTCAAACTATAGCTGCTCTTCCGTCTGCAACTTTGACTACTGCCACCACCACGGCATCTGTACTCACCACCCGGGCCAGCTCCCGGTTTGCCG ATGCCTCGTAGGAGAGGACTTCTGGTACATGGGTCAGAGGTGTGACGTGAGGATGACTCGAGCGCGGCTCGCGGGCGGGTGTCTTGCCATCCTCCTGATCATGGTGACGGTGATTGGCGTTTTGGCCCTTGTTGCAGTGCGACGCTACCGAGCCATTCTGATCCAGGCCAAAGTGGATCAGACTCGGAGCAG ctatCGCCGGTTCAACCATTTTGATGAGCTGTCAGGACGGTTCTGGTTGCGTTCGTGGGCAGGATCAGCAGACTCGCTAGACAATCCGGCCTTTACGCGCTCCGATGAGTTGCTGCACCTGCGGGCGCTCGACCGCCCATGCTGTTACCACGACGACACACTGTCGCTGGCCTCCACCTGCCCGAGTCACGGGGCTCGCATCAACACAATCTacccacacag CTCTCAGTACGGTTGGAGGGGAAGCGAGATGAGCATGGGGGATGGGGTGTTGGACTCGGGGAAGGCCAGTGACCTTTCAGTCTGTAGCTGGCCCGTGGAACCCATTCAGTGGACTCCATTCCCACTTCTGCAGCAACTGGCCTCCCACAGGACACCCACA GTGAGGGTGTCGAGGCCACGGTCCTACTGTGAAGGCATGGAGCTGGTGGACCTGGGAAAGAGCTGGACTGCTTGA